A genome region from Euphorbia lathyris chromosome 4, ddEupLath1.1, whole genome shotgun sequence includes the following:
- the LOC136225738 gene encoding 7-deoxyloganetic acid glucosyltransferase-like, whose product MNKSLTSPILPHVLIFPAPGQGHVNSMLKLAEVLCLSGLHRITFFNFQIIHENLIRCSDIESRFVSKYPGFQFKTIPDCFLVSDGPKDPADWLREFLDATKKKSKPILKKLLIESNPPVTYIIGDMITSFIHDVASELGIPSIQFHTISACAMWIFYSVPDIIAAHQLPIKGEEDMDRLITAVPGMETILRCRDLPKKIVQVDDINNPNLLMNRNEMREAESLILNTFEELEGPILSQIRTRYPKVYAIGPIHELLKTKLESMNKKESYSSSNSLQQVDRSCIDWLDKQPLHSVVYVSFGSVTLMTRDQFMELWYGLANSKQRFLWVIRSDSLVDEDGNVLENIPVEVEMGPKERGYVVSWAPQEEVLGHKAIGGFWTHSGWNSTLESIVAGVPMICWPYYGDQQVNSRFVGEVWKLGLDMKDTCDRNIVEKMVNDLMVDRREEFVKSAAEMAELARNSVKEGGSSACNLDSLIEDINLRSMK is encoded by the exons ATGAATAAAAGCTTAACATCTCCTATTCTTCCTCATGTTCTAATCTTTCCAGCACCAGGCCAAGGTCATGTCAACTCTATGCTTAAACTAGCTGAGGTTTTATGCCTTTCTGGTCTTCATCGTATTACCTTCTTCAATTTCCAAATTATCCATGAAAACCTTATCCGCTGTTCAGATATTGAGTCTCGTTTTGTTTCCAAGTATCCTGGCTTTCAATTCAAAACAATTCCAGATTGTTTCTTAGTCAGTGATGGGCCAAAAGATCCAGCTGATTGGTTAAGAGAATTCTTAGATGCAACAAAGAAGAAAAGCAAGCCTATTTTGAAGAAACTGTTAATTGAGAGTAATCCACCTGTTACTTATATCATTGGAGATATGATTACTAGTTTTATACATGATGTTGCTTCTGAACTTGGAATTCCATCTATTCAATTTCATACAATTAGTGCTTGTGCTATGTGGATCTTTTATTCTGTGCCTGACATCATTGCTGCTCATCAACTTCCAATCAAAG GGGAAGAAGACATGGATCGGTTGATAACCGCAGTTCCAGGCATGGAAACTATTCTCAGGTGTAGAGATCTTCCAAAGAAAATTGTTCAAGTCGATGACATAAACAATCCAAACCTGCTCATGAACAGAAACGAAATGAGAGAAGCAGAATCACTTATCCTCAACACATTTGAAGAATTAGAAGGACCTATACTCTCTCAAATTCGAACTCGATACCCGAAAGTCTACGCCATTGGACCTATCCACGAGCTGCTCAAAACAAAACTCGAAAGTATGAATAAGAAAGAATCATATTCAAGCTCCAATAGTTTACAACAGGTGGACAGAAGCTGTATAGACTGGCTAGATAAGCAGCCATTGCATTCTGTTGTGTATGTAAGTTTTGGTAGTGTTACattgatgacaagagatcaatTCATGGAATTATGGTATGGTCTTGCTAATAGCAAACAGAGATTTTTGTGGGTAATAAGGTCTGATTCCcttgttgatgaagatggtaatGTGCTTGAAAACATTCCAGTTGAAGTTGAAATGGGTCCTAAGGAAAGAGGGTATGTGGTGAGTTGGGCACCACAAGAGGAGGTTTTAGGACATAAAGCAATAGGTGGATTTTGGACACATAGTGGATGGAACTCAACTTTGGAGAGTATAGTTGCTGGTGTTCCTATGATTTGCTGGCCATATTATGGTGATCAACAAGTGAATAGTAGGTTTGTTGGTGAGGTTTGGAAATTGGGATTGGATATGAAAGATACATGTGATAGAAATATTGTTGAAAAGATGGTGAATGATTTGATGGTTGATAGGAGGGAGGAGTTTGTGAAATCAGCAGCAGAGATGGCTGAGTTGGCAAGAAATAGTGTCAAAGAAGGTGGGTCTTCTGCTTGTAATCTTGATAGTCTAATTGAGGATATAAATTTGAGGAGCATGaaatga
- the LOC136225677 gene encoding 7-deoxyloganetic acid glucosyltransferase-like has product MNKSLTCPSIPHVLIFPAPGQGHVNSMLKLAELLCLSGLNHITFFNFQIIHENLIRCTDIESRFVSKYPGFQFKTIPDCFSFNDGPKDPGDRLREFLDATKTKSKPILKKLIIESSPPVSYIIGDMLTSFIHDVASELGIPSIQFHTISACAMWIFYSVPDIIAAHQLPIKGEEDMDRLITAVPGMETILRCRDLPKKIVQVDDITNPNLLMNRNEMREAESLILNTFEELEGPILSEIRTQYPKIYAIGPIHELLKSKLESINKGESYSSSNSLQQVDRSCMEWLDRQPLHSVVYVSFGSITLMTRDQFMELWYGLANSKQRFLWVIRNESLIDEDGNVLESIPVELEMGPKERGYVVNWAPQEEVLAHKAIGGFWTHSGWNSTLESIVAGVPMICWPYYGDQQVNSRFVGEVWKLGLDMKDTCDRNIVEKMINDLMVDRREEFVKSAANMAELARNSVKEGGSSACNLDSLIEEIKLMSMK; this is encoded by the exons ATGAATAAAAGCTTAACTTGTCCTTCTATTCCTCATGTTCTAATCTTTCCAGCACCAGGTCAAGGCCATGTCAACTCCATGCTTAAGCTAGCTGAGCTTTTATGCCTTTCTGGCCTTAATCATATTACCTTCTTCAATTTCCAGATTATCCATGAAAATCTTATCCGCTGTACAGATATTGAATCTCGTTTTGTTTCCAAGTATCCTGGCTTCCAATTCAAAACAATTCCAGATTGTTTCTCTTTCAATGATGGGCCAAAAGATCCGGGTGATCGATTAAGAGAATTCTTAGATGCAACAAAGACCAAGAGTAAGCCTATTTTGAAGAAACTGATAATTGAGAGTAGTCCACCTGTTAGTTATATCATTGGAGATATGTTAACAAGTTTTATCCATGATGTTGCTTCTGAACTTGGAATTCCATCTATTCAATTTCATACTATCAGTGCTTGTGCTATGTGGATCTTTTATTCTGTACCTGACATTATTGCTGCTCATCAACTTCCCATCAAAG GGGAAGAAGATATGGATCGGTTGATAACAGCAGTTCCAGGCATGGAAACAATTCTCCGGTGTAGAGATCTTCCAAAGAAAATTGTCCAAGTCGATGACATAACCAATCCAAATCTGCTTATGAACAGAAACGAAATGAGAGAAGCAGAATCACTTATCCTCAACACATTTGAAGAACTAGAAGGACCTATACTCTCTGAAATTCGAACTCAATACCCGAAAATCTACGCCATTGGACCTATCCACGAGCTCTTGAAATCAAAGCTCGAAAGCATCAATAAGGGAGAATCATATTCAAGCTCCAATAGTTTACAGCAGGTGGACAGAAGCTGTATGGAATGGCTAGATAGGCAGCCATTGCATTCTGTTGTGTATGTAAGTTTTGGTAGTATTACattgatgacaagagatcaatTCATGGAATTATGGTATGGTCTTGCTAATAGCAAACAGAGATTCTTGTGGGTAATAAGGAATGAATCTCTTATTGATGAAGATGGTAATGTCCTTGAAAGCATTCCAGTTGAGCTTGAAATGGGTCCTAAGGAAAGAGGGTATGTGGTGAATTGGGCACCACAAGAGGAGGTATTAGCACATAAAGCAATAGGTGGATTTTGGACACACAGTGGATGGAATTCAACTTTGGAGAGTATAGTTGCTGGTGTGCCCATGATTTGCTGGCCATATTATGGTGATCAACAAGTCAATAGTAGGTTTGTTGGCGAGGTTTGGAAATTGGGGTTGGATATGAAGGATACATGTGATAGAAATATTGTTGAAAAGATGATCAATGATTTGATGGTTGATAGGAGGGAGGAGTTTGTGAAATCTGCAGCAAACATGGCTGAGTTGGCAAGAAATAGTGTCAAAGAAGGTGGGTCTTCTGCTTGTAATCTTGATAGTCTAATTGAGGAGATAAAATTGATGAGCATGaaatga